From the Apis cerana isolate GH-2021 linkage group LG3, AcerK_1.0, whole genome shotgun sequence genome, one window contains:
- the LOC107997108 gene encoding uncharacterized protein LOC107997108 isoform X1: MGCGQSKIGNIYPKNKKNKNNTGKKNGDSIGSASVEQKNGNGSAKNNKTNNNGVEVNRNEEQNGSGEIKGQAKKKSNTPGSGPLLQQAEISTSQLDFFKMLDEKIENGPDYDESLDTTARAERVSNLLRQWELASVSWSSVSDLNNASPSAMKNRGSGLNASRQSLSAKDREGIRNIVGGRPESAPIYMRNANRVDGLQETHCPSPSMPRHVLESITQSPTQSLKNVTPPGSSPTSLRYQDSYKECNANQPSAKTVKVHYSAQNPVNGEYVTQQALYREQYLQQTGIITVPSQYSTGSPGGNVLRNNPYVQQYQITSPQFTTPRKRGFNAAQMT; the protein is encoded by the exons GTTCTGCATCAGTAGaacaaaaaaatggaaatggtagcgcgaaaaataacaaaactaatAACAACGGGGTCGAGGTGAACCGAAACGAAGAGCAAAATGGATCTGGCGAGATCAAGGGCCAAGCCAAGAAGAAGTCGAACACACCTGGAAGTGGTCCTCTGTTGCAACAAGC agaGATATCCACCAGTCAGCTCGACTTCTTCAAAATGCTTgacgaaaaaattgaaaat ggTCCAGATTACGATGAAAGTCTCGACACGACTGCAAGAGCTGAACGAGTGTCCAATCTTCTGCGTCAATGGGAATTAGCCAGTGTGAGCTGGTCGAGTGTCTCTGATTTGAACAACGCATCCCCGTCTGCGATGAAAAATCGCGGTTCAGGACTGAATGCATCTCGACAGAGTCTGAGCGCAAAAGACAGGGAAGGAATAAGGAATATAGTTGGTGGTAGACCGGAGAGTGCACCTATTTACATGAGAAATGCGAATCGCGTGGATGGTCTCCAAGAGACTCACTGCCCATCGCCAAGTATGCCGAGACACGTATTAGAATCGATCACCCAAAGTCCAACCCAAAGTCTGAAAAATGTCACACCTCCTGGCTCCTCTCCAACCAGTTTGCGTTATCAAGATAGTTATAAGGAGTGCAACGCTAATCAGCCATCGGCCAAGACCGTGAAGGTTCATTACAGTGCTCAGAATCCTGTGAATGGGGAATACGTGACGCAACAGGCACTTTATCGTGAACAGTATTTGCAACAAACTGGGATAATCACGGTACCTTCGCAATATTCGACCGGTTCACCTGGTGGTAATGTCCTTAGGAACAATCCATACGTGCAACAGTATCAAATCACCAGCCCACAATTCACCACTCCAAGGAAAAGAGGCTTCAATGCCGCACAAATGACGTGA
- the LOC107997108 gene encoding uncharacterized protein LOC107997108 isoform X2 has translation MWLKVLRQNISHFARRTKGSASVEQKNGNGSAKNNKTNNNGVEVNRNEEQNGSGEIKGQAKKKSNTPGSGPLLQQAEISTSQLDFFKMLDEKIENGPDYDESLDTTARAERVSNLLRQWELASVSWSSVSDLNNASPSAMKNRGSGLNASRQSLSAKDREGIRNIVGGRPESAPIYMRNANRVDGLQETHCPSPSMPRHVLESITQSPTQSLKNVTPPGSSPTSLRYQDSYKECNANQPSAKTVKVHYSAQNPVNGEYVTQQALYREQYLQQTGIITVPSQYSTGSPGGNVLRNNPYVQQYQITSPQFTTPRKRGFNAAQMT, from the exons ATGTGGCTAAAAGTACTTAGGCaaaatatatcacattttGCCCGTAGGACAAAAG GTTCTGCATCAGTAGaacaaaaaaatggaaatggtagcgcgaaaaataacaaaactaatAACAACGGGGTCGAGGTGAACCGAAACGAAGAGCAAAATGGATCTGGCGAGATCAAGGGCCAAGCCAAGAAGAAGTCGAACACACCTGGAAGTGGTCCTCTGTTGCAACAAGC agaGATATCCACCAGTCAGCTCGACTTCTTCAAAATGCTTgacgaaaaaattgaaaat ggTCCAGATTACGATGAAAGTCTCGACACGACTGCAAGAGCTGAACGAGTGTCCAATCTTCTGCGTCAATGGGAATTAGCCAGTGTGAGCTGGTCGAGTGTCTCTGATTTGAACAACGCATCCCCGTCTGCGATGAAAAATCGCGGTTCAGGACTGAATGCATCTCGACAGAGTCTGAGCGCAAAAGACAGGGAAGGAATAAGGAATATAGTTGGTGGTAGACCGGAGAGTGCACCTATTTACATGAGAAATGCGAATCGCGTGGATGGTCTCCAAGAGACTCACTGCCCATCGCCAAGTATGCCGAGACACGTATTAGAATCGATCACCCAAAGTCCAACCCAAAGTCTGAAAAATGTCACACCTCCTGGCTCCTCTCCAACCAGTTTGCGTTATCAAGATAGTTATAAGGAGTGCAACGCTAATCAGCCATCGGCCAAGACCGTGAAGGTTCATTACAGTGCTCAGAATCCTGTGAATGGGGAATACGTGACGCAACAGGCACTTTATCGTGAACAGTATTTGCAACAAACTGGGATAATCACGGTACCTTCGCAATATTCGACCGGTTCACCTGGTGGTAATGTCCTTAGGAACAATCCATACGTGCAACAGTATCAAATCACCAGCCCACAATTCACCACTCCAAGGAAAAGAGGCTTCAATGCCGCACAAATGACGTGA